The following coding sequences are from one Dermacentor andersoni chromosome 5, qqDerAnde1_hic_scaffold, whole genome shotgun sequence window:
- the LOC129385110 gene encoding uncharacterized protein, with translation MFGFRPHRSAQDVLLQLDREILNPVEYPLNDKAVLALDLKGAFDNVTHDIILTHLSQTNCGHNTFQYVKQFLSDRQSYIRIQDEEHGPYQLGTRGTPQGAVLSPLLFNLAMLKLPAQLENVEGIQHALYADDITIWAKHGSVGDIEANLQQAAEIVDAYARRCGLQCSPAKSQFVHIRPSPKCTTKIELSLPNGPITEYDQIRVLGLFIHKHRRVDTTLAKLRKVGDQVGRMVRRVSNKRGGLRCKDALRLAHAFVTSRVLYSTPYLHLRRFDENALEVILRKIYKRALDLPINTSNQRLLGLGMVNTFAELREAHLTNHYTRLSKTSSGRRLLARLHIHHPTLTEERVRIPEIWRYALHVRPLPANMTRDDHSGRRLARAEALARHYGNKHGVFYVDASGPHHGGWFTAAVVHENTVVNGLTFKAQDITHAEEVAIALAAADQDSRVIISDSRGACRNIERGFIPYLAYRLLQGSNYLGVPAPRTIVWTPAHEGLEGNEAADAAARALTLRASPSPPVAADSDLNPVFTFKEINQHYQYGHAIFPKPCKGLTKAEERLLLRLYTKTLLCPAIQKHFDPACSGKCPHCEEKSSDIFHMVWACQSTPHLPPIPNPTREDWEAALLGCSDLASQKALVGRAQAAATANGFL, from the coding sequence atgttcgggttCCGCCCGCACCGGTCCGCGCAAGATGTTCTGCTTCAACTAGACCGCGAAATTCTAAATCCCGTCGAATACCCCCTCAATGACAAGGCAGTACTCGCCCTCGATTTGAAGGGGGCTTTCGACAATGTCACACACGACATAATTCTGACACACCTCTCCCAAACCAACTGTGGACACAACACGTTTCAGTACGTTAAACAATTTCTCTCCGACCGGCAATCGTACATCCGTATACAAGATGAAGAACACGGCCCCTACCAATTAGGCACCAGAGGTACCCCGCAGGGCGCGGTCCTCTCACCCCTACTATTCAATTTGGCAATGCTGAAACTCCCGGCTCAGCTGGAGAATGTAGAAGGCATACAGcacgcgctgtatgccgacgacatcaccatctgggctaaaCATGGATCGGTAGGAGACATTGAagccaacctgcagcaagcggcGGAGATCGTGGATGCCTACGCCCGCCGCTGCGGCCTTCAATGCTCCCCGGCCAAATCGCAATTTGTGCACATTCGCCCCTCGCCGAAGTGCACTACCAAAATCGAACTGTCCCTACCAAATGGACCCATCACAGAATACGATCAGATCAGAGTACTGGGTCTCTTTATTCATAAACACCGCCGAGTCGACACAACACTGGCCAAACTGCGcaaggtgggggaccaggtgggccgcatggttcGCCGGGTTTCCAATAAACGCGGGGGGTTACGGTGCAAAGACGCtttgcggctggcgcatgcattcgTAACCAGTCGAGTGTTGTACTCGACTCCTTACCTCCACCTTCGCAGGTTTGACGAGAACGCCCTCGAGGTGATTCTCCGTAAAATTTACAAGCGTGCTCTCGACCTCCCGATCAACACATCCAACCAGCGCCTCCTCGGCCTGGGAATGGTCAACACCTTCGCGGAACTCCGAGAAGCACACTTGACAAACCACTACACAAGACTCTCAAAGACGTCGTCGGGTCGCCGCCttcttgcccgactacacatccaccATCCAACACTGACGGAAGAGCGCGTGCGCATCCCGGAAATCTGGAGATACGCCctgcacgtgcgccctcttccGGCCAACATGACACGAGACGACCATAGTGGCCGGCGCCTCGCGCGCGCGGAAGCGTTGGCACGTCACTATGGGAACAAGCACGGAGTATTCTACGTAGACGCCTCCGGCCCACACCATGGGGGTTGGTttacggccgcagtcgtccacgAAAACACCGTGGTGAACGGGCTTACGTTCAAAGCACAAGACATAACACATGCGGAAGAGGTGGCCATCGCGCTCGCCGCCGCAGATCAGGACTCGCGGGTCATTATTAGCGACTCACGAGGGGCCTGCAGGAACATTGAAAGGGGCTTTATTCCCTATTTGGCGTACCGCTTACTTCAAGGCAGCAATTATCTCGGGGTCCCCGCGCCCCGCACGATAGTATGGACTCCCGCGCACGAGGGTCTCGAGGGCAACGAAGCGGCCGACGCCGCTGCCCGCGCGCTCACTCTCCGGGCATCgccttcgcctcccgtcgctGCGGACTCCGACCTCAATCCGGTATTTACCTTCAAGGAAATCAACCAACACTACCAATACGGCCATGCAATCTTTCctaagccctgtaagggcctcacgAAGGCGGAGGAGCGTTTACTCCTTCGCCTCTATACTAAAACACTGTTGTGCCCGGCAATCCAAAAACATTTCGACCCTGCGTGCTCAGGGAAGTGCCCGCACTGTGAGGAAAAATCTTCggacattttccacatggtgtgggcatgccaatcaacccctcaccttccccctatacccaaccctacccgggaggactgggaggcggccctgctcggctgctccgacCTGGCGAGCCAGAAGGCCCTGGTCGGCCGTGCCCAAGCCGCGGCTACAGCCAATGGGTTCCTGTAA
- the LOC126531411 gene encoding uncharacterized protein — MAAPTSFLRGYDPDAMAWTTVSTSEDQNSAPIPTFRHQSLNEAVARRSLVQAKTAASIAAPVSGTPAGKTQPPASRAAGSKRKALTKWKPRPFPKPGPDDFVVVLKPREHVSLHQAFSENRYGAAITAYLGPEVARSVTVLPSREQNLILIHTPNPAAADRLLGDFSINTDRGPIPLHGYLRQDGGDICHGVIVVSNSDTTESLREQVQWRAGTIVEVRKFGSSNKARVTFAGREKPRFVHYENMLIPVQTYYRTIPACGLCRAVGHRADACPNTQQNTCGLCGQQAPLVEGVRAPHECVPRCSVCGGGHATNSRECAAKFRTHKMAAPKGGTKKKMAAKNKSRHLGLPGESPSRDDSNTEKPAPRSSTGGAGKRPPTQPQPHGDTGKLSTSPPRGEARAWANAVKHGTQVSGTGRAASSSPTSSPPAARSAEQAKIAALEGQIEMLLKKITLLESQSKQPTTSPLYPRN, encoded by the coding sequence ATGGCGGCTCCCACGTCATTCCTGAGGGGTTACGATCCCGACGCCATGGCCTGGACGACGGTTTCAACATCAGAAGATCAAAACTCCGCTCCTATTCCGACATTTCGGCACCAATCTCTCAATGAAGCGGTCGCGCGTCGCTCGCTCGTTCAAGCCAAGACGGCGGCGTCCATCGCCGCCCCAGTCTCCGGCACACCGGCCGGCAAGACGCAGCCTCCCGCTTCGCGCGCTGCGGGAAGCAAACGCAAGGCCCTTACCAAATGGAAGCCTCGGCCATTTCCAAAACCGGGCCCTGATGACTTCGTGGTCGTGCTCAAGCCACGCGAACATGTGTCGCTGCACCAAGCCTTTTCGGAGAACCGCTACGGTGCCGCCATTACGGCCTACCTCGGGCCTGAGGTGGCAAGGTCTGTTACGGTTCTGCCGTCCCGTGAACAAAACCTGATATTGATCCACACCCCGAACCCGGCAGCGGCAGATCGGCTCCTCGGGGACTTCTCAATCAACACCGACCGTGGGCCGATTCCGCTCCACGGATACCTTAGGCAAGACGGAGGCGATATCTGCCACGGCGTCATCGTCGTCAGCAACTCTGACACCACTGAATCGCTTCGAGAGCAGGTGCAATGGAGAGCAGGCACCATTGTCGAGGTGAGGAAATTCGGCTCCTCTAACAAAGCTCGGGTAACCTTCGCCGGGAGGGAGAAACCGCGTTTTGTGCACTATGAGAACATGCTCATCCCAGTGCAAACCTACTACAGGACAATCCCGGCCTGCGGCCTGTGTCGGGCTGTCGGCCACCGAGCGGATGCTTGTCCCAACACGCAGCAGAACACGTGCGGACTCTGCGGGCAACAAGCCCCGCTTGTGGAGGGGGTGCGGGCCCCTCACGAGTGTGTTCCACGGTGCTCTGTTTGTGGCGGTGGACACGCCACAAACTCACGTGAGTGTGCGGCAAAATTCCGCACACACAAGATGGCCGCCCCGAAGGGCGGGACAAAGAAGAAAATGGCGGCCAAGAACAAGAGCCGCCATCTTGGCCTCCCCGGTGAGTCACCGAGCCGGGACGACAGCAACACCGAGAAGCCGGCACCGAGAAGCTCTACCGGAGGAGCCGGCAAGCGACCGCCGACGCAGCCGCAACCACACGGCGACACTGGAAAACTGTCGACGTCGCCACCACGAGGCGAGGCCAGGGCCTGGGCCAACGCCGTGAAACACGGAACGCAGGTGAGCGGTACGGGCAGGGCTGCCTCCTCTTCCCCTACCTCCTCCCCCCCTGCGGCACGCAGTGCCGAGCAAGCCAAGATTGCAGCTCTCGAGGGCCAAATTGAGATGCTGCTCAAAAAAATTACGCTCCTGGAATCGCAGTCAAAACAGCCTACCACCTCCCCCCTCTACCCCCGCAACTGA